From Triticum aestivum cultivar Chinese Spring chromosome 4A, IWGSC CS RefSeq v2.1, whole genome shotgun sequence, a single genomic window includes:
- the LOC123087169 gene encoding suppressor of disruption of TFIIS yields MAFQSPVGSPFDCLLIDLDDTLYPGNTGIGPALRRNIDEFLVARFGLAADKAAALRADLFRSHGSTLAGLVALGHDVHPDEYHSYVHGRLPYDVITTDPQLAAALQSMPQRKILFTNSDRAHMKRALERLGVDEACFDGVVCFETMNPHLFGEELEGEDDEAAAADVDRPAVVLKPSVHAFVAALRVAGTNPGRTLFLDDSERNIAAGKALGLRTALVGKRARSKEADYALESIGGLRRAIPEIWGGDGELQPDHNVEKNKSMRADLDAVIQPTSIQA; encoded by the exons ATGGCCTTCCAGTCCCCCGTCGGCTCCCCCTTCGACTGCCTCCTCATAG ACCTCGACGACACGCTGTACCCGGGCAACACCGGCATTGGGCCAGCGCTGAGGCGCAACATCGACGAGTTCCTCGTCGCCAGGTTCGGCCTCGCCGCCGACAAGGCCGCCGCGCTCCGCGCCGACCTCTTCCGCTCCCACGGCAGCACCCTCGCCGGCCTCGTC GCGCTCGGCCACGACGTGCACCCGGACGAGTACCACAG CTACGTGCACGGGAGGCTGCCCTACGACGTGATCACCACGGACCCGCAGCTCGCGGCGGCGCTCCAGAGCATGCCCCAGCGCAAGATC CTGTTCACCAACTCGGACCGCGCGCACATGAAGCGGGCGCTGGAGCGGCTGGGCGTGGACGAGGCCTGCTTCGACGGCGTCGTGTGCTTCGAGACCATGAACCCGCACCTCTTCGGGGAGGAGCTGGAGGGCGAGGAcgacgaggccgccgccgccgacgtcgacCGCCCCGCCGTCGTCCTGAAACCGTCCGTCCACGCCTTCGTCGCCGCCCTGCGCGTCGCCGGCACAAACCCAGGCCGAACG CTCTTCCTCGACGACAGCGAGAGGAACATCGCCGCCGGGAAAGCGCTCGGCCTCCGCACGGCCCTG GTTGGCAAGAGGGCGAGGAGCAAGGAGGCGGACTACGCGCTGGAGAGCATCGGCGGCCTCCGGCGAGCCATCCCGGAGAtctggggcggcgacggcgagctccaGCCCGACCACAACGTGGAGAAGAACAAGAGCATGAGGGCCGACCTGGACGCCGTCATCCAGCCCACCTCCATCCAGGCCTGA
- the LOC123082387 gene encoding pre-mRNA-splicing factor 18-like — protein MDVLKRELQLKRRQLDADFGGRKVLRRAEIEALEIQRLRVAERERLIQKKKEEEELRSRPAPASSSSSSMPALPPAAVANVAKACNDRAEGSRESSSLPREEVIRRLRLLRQPATLFGEDDAARLRRLHDALEDPAAVAGVDAAEIGEGQTNDFLRDFQAPRARAAAVASKPKAGAADRSDGDGEKEKEEAPFDELCDEDKIVAFFKRLLSEWGQELDETPDAERRTARGKAAVATCKQCARYLEPLFRLCRKKALPGDVRRALLDVVRCCARRDYLAATDSYIRLAIGNSPWPIGVTMVGIHERSAREKIHANGVAHVMNDETTRKYLQSVKRLMTFCQRRYPTDPSRSVEFNSLANGSDLHSLLLAEKSAENQPEETLRLVAAS, from the coding sequence ATGGACGTCCTGAAGCGCGAGCTGCAGCTCAAGCGCCGGCAGCTGGACGCCGACTTCGGCGGCCGCAAGGTGCTCCGCCGCGCCGAGATCGAGGCGCTCGAGATCCAGCGCCTCCGCGTCGCCGAGCGGGAGCGCCTCAtccagaagaagaaggaggaggaggagctccggtcCCGCCCCGCCCccgcgtcgtcttcctcctcctcgatgcCCGCGTTGCCTCCAGCCGCCGTCGCCAACGTGGCGAAGGCGTGCAACGACCGCGCGGAAGGTTCGCGGGAGTCGTCGTCGCTCCCGAGGGAGGAGGTGATCCGGCGCCTGCGCCTGCTGCGCCAGCCGGCCACGCTCTTCGGCGAGGACGACgccgcgcgcctccgccgcctccacgACGCGCTCGAGGACCCCGCCGCGGTCGCGGGCGTGGACGCCGCGGAGATCGGGGAGGGCCAGACCAACGACTTCCTCCGCGACTTCCAGGCCCCGCGCGCCAGGGCCGCGGCCGTGGCGTCCAAGCCCAAGGCCGGCGCGGCCGACAggagcgacggcgacggcgagaaAGAGAAGGAGGAGGCGCCGTTCGACGAGCTCTGCGACGAGGACAAGATCGTGGCCTTCTTCAAGCGGCTGCTGAGCGAGTGGGGCCAGGAGCTGGACGAGACGCCGGACGCGGAGCGGCGCACGGCCAGgggcaaggcggcggtggccaccTGCAAGCAGTGCGCGCGCTACCTGGAGCCGCTCTTCAGGCTGTGCAGGAAGAAGGCCCTCCCCGGCGACGTCCGGCGCGCGCTGCTGGACGTGGTGCGGTGCTGCGCGCGGCGGGACTACCTGGCGGCGACGGACAGCTACATCAGGCTGGCGATCGGCAACTCGCCGTGGCCGATCGGGGTGACCATGGTGGGCATCCACGAGCGGTCGGCCCGGGAGAAGATCCACGCCAACGGCGTCGCCCACGTGATGAACGACGAGACGACGCGGAAGTACCTGCAGTCGGTGAAGCGGCTCATGACCTTCTGCCAGCGGAGGTACCCCACGGACCCCTCCAGGTCGGTCGAGTTCAACAGCCTCGCCAACGGCAGCGACCTGCACTccctcctcctcgccgagaagaGCGCCGAGAACCAACCGGAGGAGACGCTCCGGCTGGTGGCTGCCTCCTGA
- the LOC123087170 gene encoding importin-5: MDPQAAEGQDAAAVLGADPAPLTALLGDLASPANEARSRAERTFHALRASHPDPLALRLAHLLLSPAHPAAPMAAVLLRRLISPGSQAFVYPALAPATQSSLRALLLSAASAPGLSRSISKKLSDAVAELATYLLPSGSWPDLLTFLYKSVASSSSPPALQESALNTLARLASHLAAGFPDLHALLLAALSHPSSTDVRVAGLNAAISVIQSLPSAADRDRFQDLLPAMMRALAESLNCGNEGSAQEALEMMIELAGLEPRFLRRQLPDVVASMLQIAEAPGLEDGTRHLAVEFVVTLAEARERAPGMMRRLPRYVGRLFAVVMTMLLDVQDEPAWYAAVSEEEDAGETGSFVFAQECLDRLAIAVGGNTILPVAAELLPSFIGAEEWKRRHAALMTISQIAEGCAKVMTKNLDQVVGMVLNSFNDPHPRVRWAAINAVGQLSTDLGPELQNKLHHVVLPALASAMDDSENPRVQAHAASAILNFSENCRPDILTPYLDVIVGKLLLLLQSGSQMVQEGALTALASAADSSQEHFQKYYDAVIPYLKAILMNATDKSSRMLRAKSMECISLVGMAVGKQKFRDDAKQVMEVLMSLQGSHMEADDPITSYMLQAWARLCKCLGQEFLPYMSVVMPPLLQSAQLKPDVSITSADEDGESDDDGVETITLGDKRIGIRTSLLEEKATACSMLCCYADELKEGFFPWIDQVATTLVPLLKFYFHDEVRKAAVSAMPELLRSAKLAVEKGQAQGRDNSYLKQLSDYIVPALVEAMHKEPETQICASILESLNESIQMSGTLLDEGQVRYIVEGIKEVITASSNRRTERTERANAEDFDSEEDELLREENEQEDEIFDQVGDCLGTLVKTFKTYFLPFFDELSVYLTPMLGKDKTSEERRVTICIFDDVAEHCREAAVRYYDTYLPSLLEACASENPDVRQAAVYGIGICAEFGGSAFRPHTGEALSRLYNVIKHPNALDLDNAMAYDNSVSALGKICQFHRDSIDASQVIPAWLSCLPLKNDLVEAKIVHEQMCAMLEKSDSELLGHNNQHLPKIVSTFAEILCAGKDLATEQTASKIVNLLRQLQTTLPPSVLASTWSTLQPQQQLALQSVLTS; this comes from the exons ATGGATCCGcaggcggcggaggggcaggacgCGGCGGCGGTGCTGGGCGCGGACCCGGCGCCGCTGACGGCGCTGCTGGGGGACCTGGCGTCGCCGGCCAACGAGGCGCGGTCGCGGGCGGAGCGGACGTTCCACGCCCTCCGCGCCTCCCACCCGGACCCGCTCGCGCTGCGCCTCGCCCACCTGCTGCTCTCCCCGGCGCACCCCGCCGCGCCCATGGCCGCCGTGCTGCTCCGCCGCCTCATCTCCCCGGGCTCCCAGGCCTTCGTctacccggcgctcgcccccgccACGCAGTCCTCGCTCCGGGCGCTCCTCCTCTCCGCGGCCTCCGCGCCCGGCCTCTCCAGGTCCATCTCCAAGAAGCTCTCCgacgccgtcgccgagctcgccacCTACCTGCTGCCCTCCGGCTCCTGGCCCGATCTCCTCACCTTCCTCTACAAGTCCGTCGCCTCCTCATCCTCGCCCCCCGCGCTGCAGGAGTCGGCGCTCAACACCCTCGCCAGGCTCGCCTCCcacctcgccgccggcttccccgaCCTCCACGCGCTCCTCCTCGCCGCGCTCTCGCACCCCTCCTCCACCGACGTCCGCGTCGCCGGCCTCAACGCCGCCATCAGCGTCATCCAGTCCCTCCCCTCCGCCGCCGACCGCGACCGGTTCCAGGACCTCCTCCCCGCCATGATGCGCGCCCTGGCCGAGTCGCTCAACTGCGGCAACGAGGGCTCCGCGCAGGAGGCGCTCGAGATGATGATTGAGCTCGCTGGCCTGGAGCCGCGGTTCCTCCGCCGCCAGCTGCCCGACGTCGTCGCCTCCATGCTGCAGATTGCCGAGGCCCCTGGATTGGAGGATGGCACACGCCACCTTGCTGTCGAGTTCGTTGTCACCCTTGCCGAGGCGAGGGAGCGGGCGCCTGGGATGATGAGGAGGCTGCCCCGGTACGTCGGCAGGCTCTTTGCGGTCGTCATGACCATGCTGCTTGATGTCCAGGATGAGCCGGCATGGTACGCTGCAGTgtccgaggaggaggacgccggggAAACTGGAAGCTTTGTTTTTGCACAGGAGTGTCTTGACCGGCTTGCAATTGCTGTTGGTGGCAACACCATCTTGCCCGTGGCTGCTGAGTTGCTCCCATCGTTTATCGGTGCTGAAGAGTGGAAGAGAAGGCATGCGGCACTCATGACGATATCACAGATTGCAGAAGGCTGTGCTAAGGTGATGACTAAGAATCTTGATCAGGTAGTTGGGATGGTGCTGAATTCCTTCAATGATCCTCATCCTCGGGTGAGGTGGGCAGCAATCAATGCAGTAGGGCAGCTTTCGACGGACTTGGGGCCTGAGTTGCAGAACAAGTTGCACCATGTTGTACTCCCTGCGTTGGCTTCAGCCATGGATGATTCCGAGAACCCACGCGTACAG GCACATGCAGCTTCTGCAATTCTGAACTTCAGCGAAAATTGCAGACCTGACATTTTAACTCCATACTTGGACGTGATAGTCGGCAAACTTCTCCTGTTGCTTCAG TCTGGAAGCCAAATGGTGCAAGAAGGTGCTTTGACCGCTTTAGCGTCAGCTGCAGATTCTTCACAG GAACACTTCCAAAAATATTATGATGCAGTCATACCATATCTCAAGGCTATACTCATGAATGCAACTGATAAATCAAGCAGAATGTTGCGTGCCAAATCCATGGAATGCATAAGTTTAGTTGGTATGGCTGTTGGGAAACAGAAATTTAGGGATGACGCTAAGCAG GTTATGGAAGTTTTGATGTCACTGCAAGGATCTCACATGGAGGCTGATGACCCAATAACGAGTTACATGCTGCAA GCATGGGCAAGACTTTGTAAGTGCCTTGGTCAGGAGTTCCTCCCGTACATGAGTGTTGTTATGCCCCCTCTACTTCAGTCTGCTCAGCTTAAACCAGATGTGAGCATCACTTCTGCAGACGAGGATGGTGAATCTGATGATGATGG TGTTGAGACTATTACCCTGGGAGATAAGAGGATTGGCATCAGGACCAGTCTTCTGGAGGAGAAAGCAACAGCATGTAGTATGCTGTGTTGCTATGCTGATGAGCTCAAGGAAGGTTTTTTTCCATGGATTGATCAG GTTGCAACTACTCTGGTACCTCTCCTCAAATTCTATTTTCATGACGAAGTTAGGAAGGCAGCTGTTTCAG CGATGCCTGAGCTTCTGCGTTCAGCAAAGTTGGCAGTAGAAAAAGGCCAAGCTCAAGGCCGGGATAATTCTTATCTTAAGCAACTATCTGATTACATAGTTCCAGCTCTTGTAGAGGCTATGCATAAA GAACCCGAGACACAAATTTGTGCAAGCATACTGGAGTCATTGAACGAGTCAATTCAG ATGTCAGGAACACTTCTCGATGAAGGCCAGGTTAGATATATAGTGGAGGGAATCAAAGAAGTAATAACAGCAAGCTCTAATAGGAGGACAGAACGAAcagagagggcgaacgctgaagacTTTGATTCAGAAGAAGACGAGCTACTGAGGGAAGAAAACGAACAGGAGGATGAAATCTTTGATCAA GTTGGAGATTGTTTGGGCACTCTGGTCAAAACTTTCAAGACTTACTtccttccattctttgatgaactcTCTGTCTACTTGACACCTATGTTG GGCAAGGATAAGACATCAGAAGAAAGAAGAGTCACCATTTGCATTTTTGATGATGTTGCAGAACACTGTCGAGAAGCAGCAGTTAG GTATTATGACACATATCTTCCTTCCCTGTTAGAAGCCTGCGCAAGTGAAAACCCAGATGTTAGACAG GCTGCAGTTTATGGTATTGGCATCTGTGCTGAGTTTGGTGGTTCTGCATTTAGGCCTCATACTGGGG AGGCACTGTCCAGATTATACAATGTAATCAAACATCCTAATGCATTGGATTTGGATAATGCGATGGCATATGACAATTCTGTTTCCGCTCTTGGAAAGATATGTCAATTTCATCGTGATAGCATCGATGCATCTCAG GTCATTCCTGCTTGGTTAAGTTGTTTGCCATTGAAAAATGACCTAGTTGAGGCCAAGATTGTCCATGAACAGATGTGTGCAATGCTTGAGAA GTCCGACAGTGAGCTTTTAGGCCATAATAATCAACATCTTCCAAAGATTGTATCTACTTTTGCAGAG ATCTTGTGTGCCGGCAAGGATCTGGCAACAGAGCAAACTGCTAGCAAGATAGTTAATCTGCTAAGACAGCTCCAAACCACTCTGCCTCCTTCAGTACTTGCCTCGACATGGTCTACTCTTCAGCCGCAGCAACAGCTCGCGTTACAATCTGTATTGACATCATAG